The Phoenix dactylifera cultivar Barhee BC4 chromosome 12, palm_55x_up_171113_PBpolish2nd_filt_p, whole genome shotgun sequence genome has a window encoding:
- the LOC103715502 gene encoding serine/threonine-protein kinase BSK5-like — protein sequence MGARCSRFSLCWWPAHFKSSVLEPADDLENGGDGDRDGVPRFAEFRLEELRAATDGFSPDHIVSEHGEKAPNVVYRGQLLNSDRTVAIKRFNKFAWPDPRQFLEEARAVGQLRSERLVNLIGCCCEGDERLLVAEFMPHETLAKHLFHWDTQPLSWPMRIRVVLYLAQALEYCNSKGRALYHDLNAYRVLFDQDGNPRLSCFGLMKNSRDGKSYSTNLAFTPPEYLRTGRVTPESVVYSFGTLLLDLLSGKHIPPSHALDLIRGKNFLMLMDSCLEGHFSNADGTELVRLASRCLQYEPRERPNLKSLVTTLTSLQKDAEVPSYILMDIPRGPTNSVQILSLSPLGEACTRLDLTAIHEILEKNGYKDDEGIANELSFQVWTSQMQETLNCKKHGDSAFRAKDFGTAIDYYTQFIDSGTMISPTVLARRCLSYLMNDMLQEALGDAMQAQVVSPEWPTAYYLQAAALLSLGMEIDAQESLKDGAALETERNKKY from the exons ATGGGAGCTCGCTGCTCCAGATTCTCCCTCTGCTGGTGGCCCGCCCACTTCAAGTCCTCTGTCCTCGAGCCGGCCGACGATCTTG AGAATGGGGGCGACGGCGATCGGGACGGCGTGCCGAGGTTTGCCGAGTTCAGGCTGGAGGAGCTTCGGGCGGCCACCGATGGCTTCTCCCCAGACCACATCGTCTCGGAGCACGGCGAGAAGGCCCCCAACGTCGTCTACCGCGGCCAACTCCTCAACAGCGACCGCACCGTCGCCATCAAGCGCTTCAACAAGTTCGCCTGGCCCGACCCGCGCCAGTTCCTC GAGGAGGCGAGAGCGGTGGGGCAGCTCCGGAGCGAGCGGCTGGTCAACCTCATTGGCTGCTGCTGCGAGGGTGACGAGAGACTGCTGGTCGCCGAGTTCATGCCCCACGAAACCCTAGCCAAGCACCTCTTCCACT GGGACACGCAGCCTTTGAGTTGGCCAATGAGGATAAGAGTCGTGTTGTACCTAGCACAGGCGCTGGAGTATTGCAACAGCAAGGGGCGGGCGCTCTATCACGATCTCAATGCATACAGAGTCCTCTTTGATCAG GATGGTAATCCCAGGCTCTCCTGTTTTGGCCTCATGAAGAACAGCAGAGATGGGAAGAGTTATAGCACGAACTTAGCATTCACACCTCCGGAGTACCTCAGGACAG GGAGAGTGACGCCAGAGAGTGTAGTATACAGCTTTGGAACTCTGCTGCTTGATCTTCTTAGTGGAAAGCATATTCCCCCAAGCCAT GCACTTGACCTAATTCGTggtaagaattttcttatgctgATGGATTCTTGTTTGGAGGGGCATTTCTCCAATGCTGATGGGACTGAACTGGTGCGACTGGCTTCTCGTTGTTTACAATACGAACCTCGTGAGAGGCCAAATCTGAAGTCATTAGTGACCACTCTTACATCTCTCCAGAAAGATGCAGAA GTGCCCTCATACATATTGATGGATATTCCACGTGGTCCTACAAACTCTGTGCAAATACTTTCTTTATCTCCTCTTGGTGAAGCTTGCACCAGGTTAGACCTCACTGCTATACATGAAATATTGGAGAAGAATGGATACAAGGATGATGAAGGAATAGCCAATGAg CTTTCTTTCCAAGTGTGGACCAGCCAAATGCAGGAGACTTTGAACTGTAAGAAACATGGCGACAGCGCTTTTCGGGCTAAAGATTTTGGAACTGCAATTGATTACTATACACAG TTTATCGATAGCGGAACAATGATTTCTCCAACAGTATTAGCAAGGCGTTGCTTGTCATACTTGATGAACGATATGCTACAAGAGGCTCTAGGAGATGCAATGCAAGCACAGGTAGTGTCGCCCGAGTGGCCTACTGCTTACTATCTTCAAGCTGCTGCTTTGCTTAGTCTTGGAATGGAAATCGATGCCCAAGAATCACTTAAAGATGGTGCTGCTCTGGAGACTGAAAGGAATAAAAAATACTGA